AAGAAAAACTTTGTTTTTTTGAGTCACTGGGACTGGGATCATATCGGGGCTTTATCGAAAAATCCGGTTCGTTCTCAATTAAAAGATCTCTGTATTTTTCTTCCTCCCCTTGGCTCCTCGAGCACACGGAAGATGGAACTCTTAAAGAATTTTCGTTCTTGTGAAGCGGCTTCAGCTTCCGACATGGACATCTGGACGCCTTTAAAAAATAAAAATTCCAACGAGCAGAGCCGTGTCGTTTTATATAGAAATATTCTTTTACCTGGGGATTCGCCTTCGAGTCAGGAAAAAATCTGGCGACATCTTTCTTGGGTTCACCGAAGTCGCGTCCTAATCTTAGGTCATCACGGAAGCGCTACGAGCACTTCCGCGGAACTGCTGCAGTCACTTCCGTCGTTAAAACTTAGCATTAGCTCGGCACGATGGGCGCGCTACAAACATCCTCACAGCACCACAGAATATCGACTCATCAAACGCCATATTCCCCTCTTACGCACTGAAGATTGGGGAAATATTTGGTTGGAGCAATCATTGGGAAATTCCTTCTAAAACTGCTTATGCGCTCCAATAGAAGCGCGCATTTCGCGGACCTGACTACTTACTAAACATCTGAATGCGCAAAAAACAGCGCATTTCTAAGAATTCGCCCGGCATAGATCATGAATAAAGGGCTTCGAACCTAAATTGAACGTTACTTTATACAAACATAAGGAGTCCCTATGAAAAAAATGGTTATCGTTGGTCTATTGCTCGCTTCGACGATTGCTCAGGCAACTGAGATCTCTCAAGTTTACTCTGCTTCAGTAACAAGCACAGTGGACTCTATTTTAGCGATCCCTCTTTTGACATCTGCGGGAACAGCAGGCACTTCAGCTGCTATTTCTGGCAATACTCATAAGCTTGTTCTTGCAGCTAAAGAAGATGCT
This region of Bdellovibrio sp. BCCA genomic DNA includes:
- a CDS encoding DUF2388 domain-containing protein, with amino-acid sequence MKKMVIVGLLLASTIAQATEISQVYSASVTSTVDSILAIPLLTSAGTAGTSAAISGNTHKLVLAAKEDAATFVASDATIRGAALQKALEAIRAENPALQASDLDLAQGILRM
- a CDS encoding ComEC/Rec2 family competence protein; this translates as MKYLVFLIVTLSASLLTDLSAQSYVVVWNVGQGQWVTAVSPSNCIHFDMGGEFFPWGKILNSCATKKNFVFLSHWDWDHIGALSKNPVRSQLKDLCIFLPPLGSSSTRKMELLKNFRSCEAASASDMDIWTPLKNKNSNEQSRVVLYRNILLPGDSPSSQEKIWRHLSWVHRSRVLILGHHGSATSTSAELLQSLPSLKLSISSARWARYKHPHSTTEYRLIKRHIPLLRTEDWGNIWLEQSLGNSF